A region from the Triticum aestivum cultivar Chinese Spring chromosome 3D, IWGSC CS RefSeq v2.1, whole genome shotgun sequence genome encodes:
- the LOC123077812 gene encoding GDT1-like protein 1, chloroplastic, whose translation MASVTSCSSTVFTSSSSIPYRTRTPRPSLRPPPRLAGLPGRPVLRCPAKRDPGEQPLLGAPVVSDEREALEPAGRDSGGLAPSDPSWGLAFAAAAGVLMIQGSQQALAGTQFMGLQPPADVLGDLGDISTGFASAFLLIFFSELGDRTFFIAALLAARNSGGVIFLGTFGALAVMTVISVVLGRAFHYVDGVLPFSFGGTDFPIDDILAVCLLVYYGVTTLLDAASGDGEKMNEEQEEAELAVSKFSGNGAGLVSVASTLASTFVLVFVAEWGDKSFFSTIALAAASSPPGVIAGSLAGHGVATLIAVLGGSLLGTFLSEKIISYIGGSLFLAFAAVTLVEIATS comes from the exons ATGGCCTCCGTCACCTCCTGCTCTTCCACCgttttcacctcctcctcctccataccCTACCGAACAAGGACGCCTCGTCCATCTCTCCGCCCGCCGCCGCGTCTCGCCGGCCTTCCGGGCCGACCG GTGCTGAGGTGCCCAGCTAAACGCGACCCGGGCGAGCAGCCGCTGCTTGGAGCTCCTGTGGTTTCTGACGAGAGAGAGGCGCTGGAGCCGGCAGGCCGGGACAGTGGCGGGCTCGCGCCGTCCGATCCGTCGTGGGGGCTCGCgttcgcggcggcggcgggggtgctCATGATCCAGGGGTCGCAGCAGGCGCTGGCCGGCACGCAATTCATGGGCCTGCAGCCGCCGGCGGACGTGCTGGGGGATCTCGGGGACATCAGTACAGGTTTTGCTTCA GCTTTTCTGCTGATTTTCTTTTCTGAGCTAGGAGACAGGACGTTTTTCATTGCG GCACTTTTAGCAGCTAGAAATTCTGGAGGAGTCATTTTTCTGGGCACATTTGGAGCACTTGC GGTAATGACAGTTATATCTGTAGTTCTTGGTCGAGCATTTCACTACGTTGATGGCGTCCTTCCATTCAG TTTTGGCGGTACAGATTTCCCAATTGATGACATTCTTGCTGTGTGTCTCTTG GTATACTATGGAGTTACGACATTACTTGATGCGGCTTCAGGTGATGGAGAAAAGATGAATGAGGAGCAAGAGGAG GCTGAGCTAGCAGTTTCGAAGTTTTCTGGAAATGGTGCAGGATTAGTGTCTGTCGCCAGTACTCTTGCTAGCACATTTGTTTTGGTTTTTGTTGCTGAATGGGGTGATAAATCATTTTTCTCAACAATTG CACTTGCTGCGGCTTCGTCCCCTCCGGGTGTCATTGCAGGGTCGCTTGCTGGTCATGGTGTTGCAACATTG ATTGCAGTTCTTGGTGGATCTTTGCTGGGGACATTCCTATCTGAAAAG ATTATATCATACATCGGAGGGAGCCTTTTTTTAGCATTTGCCGCTGTGACACTAGTTGAAATCGCGACTTCATGA
- the LOC123077813 gene encoding uncharacterized protein translates to MANLLHLPDLAAARPPAPGVARRRGARVVAAAAGGRVKQEEAGAGTGRGRVIRVTDPVRDGRLPVPAPPPLFSVPMTPASESPAATTRRDDDEEERRRYYLNLGYAIRTLREEIPDVFYKEPSFDIYRDDIVFRNPFNKFEGIDNYRSLFWGLRFTGRIFFKALWVDIVSIWQPAENLIMIRWIAHGIPRVPWDGHARFDGASVYKLDRNGKIYEHKVHNIATTPPTKYKVLSVQELVRSLSCPSTPKPTYFEASSQSLSTASLYSRLAWIRRLANLRGG, encoded by the exons ATGGCCAACCTCCTGCACCTCCCGGACCTCGCGGCGGCCAGACCGCCCGCGCCCGGCGTCGCGCGGAGGAGGGGGGCGAGggtcgtggcggcggcggccgggggcCGCGTGAagcaggaggaggccggggcggggaCGGGGAGGGGGCGGGTGATCAGGGTCACGGACCCCGTGCGGGACGGGAGGCTGCCggtgccggccccgccgccgctctTCTCCGTGCCGATGACGCCGGCctcggagtcgccggcggcgaccacgcgccgggatgacgacgaggaggaacgGCGCAGGTACTACCTTAACCTGGGCTACGCCATCCGCACGCTCAGGGAGGAGATACCCGACGTCTTCTACAAGGAGCCCAGCTTCGATATCTACAG AGATGATATCGTCTTCAGAAACCCTTTCAATAAATTCGAGGGCATTGACAATTACAGAAGTCTATTCTGGGGATTGCGCTTTACTGGACGTATCTTCTTTAAAGCATTATGGGTTGATATAGTTAGTATATGGCAGCCTGCCGAGAATCTTATTATGATTCGCTGGATTGCCCACGGCATTCCTAGAGTCCCATGGGATGGCCATGCCCGCTTTGATGGTGCCTCCGTTTACAAACTCGACAGGAATGGGAAGATCTATGAGCATAAGGTACATAACATTGCTACGACCCCACCGACAAAGTACAAGGTCCTGTCTGTACAAGAGCTAGTCAGATCACTTAGCTGTCCGTCCACTCCAAAACCAACGTATTTCGAGGCTTCATCTCAATCTTTGAGCACGGCGTCGCTTTATTCGAGGTTGGCATGGATCAGACGCCTAGCAAATCTCAGAGGAGGATAG